A segment of the Terriglobales bacterium genome:
GGTCTCCTTCTCGTTTTCCGGCTGCCAGGCCAACCGGCACTGAGCCGGCGCGGTCTGAGGGGATCTCATCCCGGCGGCCCCGTCTGCAGCCCCCCGATCAGGTCGGTGATGCGCTCCACCTGGTGCTCCACGCACCAGCGGTGGAGCGCGTCCACGATCTTCTCGGTGGCGCAGGGGTCCCAGTAGCTGGCGGTGCCGATCTGGACCGCGGCCGCGCCCGCCAGCATGAACTCGATCACGTCCTCCGCGGTCGAGATGCCGCCCATGCCGATCACCGGGATGTCCACGGCGTGCGCCGCCTCGTACACCATGCGCAGGGCGATGGGCTTGATGGCCGGCCCGGAGAGCCC
Coding sequences within it:
- a CDS encoding nitronate monooxygenase, with protein sequence GLSGPAIKPIALRMVYEAAHAVDIPVIGMGGISTAEDVIEFMLAGAAAVQIGTASYWDPCATEKIVDALHRWCVEHQVERITDLIGGLQTGPPG